Genomic segment of Peptococcaceae bacterium:
GGCGAGGCCATCAAAGAGGGGGCCGACTACCTGGTGGTGGGGCGCCCGATAACCAGGGCGGTAAACCCCCGCCAAGCGGCCCTGCGGGTCCTGGAAGAAATCGAGGCTGCGCTGGCAGGTTAAAAAGCGATGACGGATAAATTAAACGATAGGGAGGAGTGGGGAACATGCTTTCCCAGGACGAAGTGCTGGAGATTTTGAAAAGAGTTGATGCCATCAAGGAAGGCCACTTCAAATTCACTTCCGGGCTGCACGGCAGCATATATATCCAGTGCGCCCTGCTGTTAAAAGAACCGGCTCTTTCGGAAAAGGTTTGCGGCGCGATAGCCGAACATTTTCGCCGGGAACAGCCGGACCTGGTTGTCGGTCCCGCCCTGGGCGGCGTAATCGTCGCTTACGAAGTTGCGCGGCAGCTTGGAGTTCCCGGCCTTTTCACCGAAAGGGAAAACGGCAAGATGACCTTGAGAAGGATGTTCCAGGTCCAGCCTGGGCAAAAGGTCCTGGTGGTGGAAGATGTCATAACGACCGGCGGGTCTTCCCAAGAGGTGGTGGACCTGGTGGAAGGGCACGGGGCCAGGGTCGTAGGCGTGGGCTCGATTGTCGACCGGAGCAACGGCCGGGCCAAAATATCGGTGCCCTATTGCTCG
This window contains:
- the pyrE gene encoding orotate phosphoribosyltransferase encodes the protein MLSQDEVLEILKRVDAIKEGHFKFTSGLHGSIYIQCALLLKEPALSEKVCGAIAEHFRREQPDLVVGPALGGVIVAYEVARQLGVPGLFTERENGKMTLRRMFQVQPGQKVLVVEDVITTGGSSQEVVDLVEGHGARVVGVGSIVDRSNGRAKISVPYCSLLTLKIDNYDPADCPLCRQGIPLYKPGSRDSLVTPGL